Proteins from a single region of Spirochaetota bacterium:
- a CDS encoding MGMT family protein, giving the protein MDNHADVSPSYARLARLNGLCHETFELPSGPFFIFADDVALRLAAFEGGIDEKALIRGIPCRRNAPLRTALKFLDAYVHGMKAPIPPLDLSAYTEGERAIYRALLRVPFGRTIGYGDLACRAGFEGGARFAGNCMAKNDFPVFIPCHRVIKSDGCIGRFSGGTGIKELLLGHEGSLPVRMRGGASGAHRSARGRADG; this is encoded by the coding sequence ATGGACAACCACGCTGATGTCTCTCCATCATACGCGCGCCTCGCGCGCCTGAACGGCCTTTGTCATGAAACATTCGAACTTCCTTCCGGGCCCTTCTTCATTTTCGCCGATGACGTGGCGCTTCGGCTTGCCGCCTTCGAGGGCGGGATCGATGAGAAGGCGCTGATCAGGGGAATCCCCTGCAGACGCAATGCGCCGCTACGTACCGCGCTTAAATTCCTGGACGCGTATGTCCATGGGATGAAGGCCCCCATTCCGCCGCTGGATCTTTCGGCTTACACCGAGGGCGAGAGGGCGATATATCGCGCGCTGCTCAGGGTGCCGTTCGGGCGGACGATCGGCTATGGAGACCTCGCGTGTCGGGCCGGGTTCGAGGGCGGCGCGCGCTTTGCGGGTAATTGCATGGCGAAAAACGATTTTCCGGTGTTTATTCCCTGTCACAGGGTTATCAAATCAGATGGCTGTATCGGGCGTTTCTCCGGCGGGACGGGCATTAAAGAGCTGCTTCTCGGGCACGAGGGCTCACTTCCCGTCCGGATGAGGGGCGGAGCGTCCGGGGCGCACCGTTCTGCACGGGGCCGGGCCGACGGTTAA
- a CDS encoding DUF493 family protein, which translates to MAGHHHDATRELPDFPTEITFKAVYRFSPHLMETLKNALHEQGISAIVESRPSSGGKFISYTVTAVFESEERLKGVCGVVAEIEGFMTMF; encoded by the coding sequence ATGGCAGGGCATCATCATGACGCAACGAGGGAGCTTCCGGATTTTCCCACTGAAATCACTTTCAAGGCCGTTTACCGGTTTTCCCCTCATCTTATGGAAACGCTGAAAAACGCCCTTCACGAGCAGGGGATTTCCGCAATCGTTGAAAGCCGTCCGAGTTCGGGAGGTAAATTTATTTCCTACACCGTCACCGCGGTATTCGAGTCGGAGGAAAGGCTGAAGGGCGTGTGCGGCGTTGTCGCCGAAATCGAAGGTTTTATGACGATGTTCTGA
- a CDS encoding NAD(P)H-dependent glycerol-3-phosphate dehydrogenase, with protein sequence MRTVWKIDSFGVVSIIGAGAWGTAVAALIAENHPGLCVRLWAYEKSVAHTINKRSENTLYLPGTVLPSNVSATYSLRECFQNARIVIIATPSKAVYDTCQRCAAHILPDAHVAFLSKGFCKIQGKTLTISETIALALPRVGNRIAAISGPTHAEEVTTRFHSCISIGSANEETRRVFTRLLSCSFLQCRETDDIRGVELGGTLKNPAAIAAGMISVLPKCGDNLAGALIAESMKEMLRVGTALGGREETLLDISGLGDLVATALSSHSRNRRFGSDIAGRIIKGGRPLGLFDRILLYFRPGRVMERMTQRLHYLAEGAYAIEPLIEIAERVGVALPLYRSLYEVLLNRKDPSLLVETIKDPRRFEELYARAGFQPFLSGRDVRHQAGTLFKKPVLDDLVRKIDTAGVPGICGDTADARAAIIEKASAVFDHIADRFSRVFAAVAFFLLNILSLISPLAGARGLPVAVLRVEGGGIRRSREMSGFTPVYVMPLDDRAMVPQAVFAIRRRGMPPPRFWTDEVPIRGPFMDGILRRCGGFSAGYARIGDPLYREVLASYLSFMASHGIPVLLLSPPRENSGVLGNSYNDEAAFLLQSILDTRQPLLFFPVSAYPAEARAGRGGVRLRIGEPLSSSAAPDAGPLLVEIARRITGSGAINRKR encoded by the coding sequence ATGCGGACAGTCTGGAAAATCGATTCGTTCGGCGTCGTTTCGATAATCGGCGCCGGAGCGTGGGGCACAGCCGTGGCCGCCCTGATCGCGGAAAACCATCCGGGCCTTTGTGTGCGGCTGTGGGCATACGAAAAATCAGTTGCGCATACAATCAACAAACGCTCCGAAAACACACTCTACCTCCCGGGTACGGTACTGCCATCAAACGTAAGCGCCACCTACAGCCTGCGGGAATGTTTTCAGAACGCGCGCATCGTCATCATCGCCACGCCGTCTAAGGCGGTATACGATACCTGCCAGAGATGTGCCGCGCACATTTTGCCGGACGCCCACGTTGCCTTCCTTTCAAAGGGCTTCTGTAAAATCCAGGGCAAGACGCTCACGATATCGGAGACCATCGCCCTCGCCCTTCCGCGCGTCGGAAACAGGATAGCCGCGATCTCCGGCCCCACACACGCCGAGGAGGTAACGACTCGCTTTCACAGCTGTATCAGTATCGGAAGCGCGAACGAAGAAACGCGCCGCGTCTTCACCCGTCTGCTCTCCTGTTCGTTCCTCCAGTGCCGGGAAACGGACGATATCCGGGGGGTCGAACTGGGCGGCACCCTTAAAAATCCCGCGGCGATCGCGGCAGGCATGATCAGCGTGCTGCCGAAATGCGGTGACAACCTCGCCGGCGCACTCATCGCGGAATCCATGAAGGAGATGCTCCGCGTGGGAACGGCGCTGGGAGGGCGCGAGGAAACCCTTCTTGACATCTCCGGACTCGGCGACCTCGTCGCGACCGCGCTGAGCTCCCACAGCCGGAACCGTCGTTTCGGTAGTGATATCGCCGGCCGAATAATCAAGGGAGGGCGGCCTCTCGGTCTCTTCGACCGCATCCTGCTTTATTTCCGGCCCGGCCGCGTTATGGAACGCATGACGCAGCGACTGCACTATCTCGCCGAGGGCGCCTACGCGATCGAGCCGCTTATAGAAATCGCCGAACGCGTGGGGGTCGCCCTGCCGCTGTACCGCTCGCTTTACGAGGTGCTGCTCAACCGCAAAGATCCTTCGCTGCTCGTGGAGACCATCAAGGACCCGCGCCGATTCGAGGAGCTTTATGCACGCGCCGGCTTCCAGCCATTCCTCAGCGGCAGGGACGTCCGGCACCAGGCCGGAACGCTGTTTAAAAAGCCCGTACTCGACGACCTGGTTCGAAAAATCGACACGGCGGGGGTGCCGGGTATATGCGGCGATACAGCCGATGCCCGGGCCGCGATCATAGAAAAAGCGTCCGCCGTTTTCGATCATATCGCCGACAGGTTCAGCCGGGTGTTCGCCGCGGTTGCGTTTTTTCTGCTGAATATCCTCTCGTTGATTTCGCCACTCGCCGGAGCGCGCGGCCTTCCCGTTGCCGTGCTCCGTGTCGAAGGCGGCGGCATACGGCGCTCCCGTGAAATGTCTGGCTTTACGCCGGTGTACGTCATGCCCCTCGATGACCGCGCCATGGTCCCGCAAGCGGTATTCGCGATACGGCGCCGTGGAATGCCGCCACCGAGGTTCTGGACTGATGAGGTGCCGATCCGCGGGCCGTTTATGGACGGGATACTACGCCGCTGCGGCGGCTTTTCCGCCGGTTACGCAAGGATCGGCGATCCGCTCTACCGGGAGGTACTGGCGTCGTATCTCTCATTCATGGCTTCCCACGGAATACCCGTTCTCCTGCTTTCCCCGCCGAGGGAAAATAGCGGAGTACTCGGCAATTCGTATAACGACGAAGCGGCCTTTTTGCTCCAGTCGATTCTCGATACGCGACAGCCCCTGCTATTTTTTCCCGTATCGGCATATCCGGCCGAAGCGCGCGCAGGGAGGGGAGGTGTCAGGCTGAGAATCGGGGAGCCCCTCTCGTCCTCCGCCGCGCCGGATGCCGGTCCCCTGCTGGTGGAAATCGCGCGAAGGATTACAGGCTCGGGAGCGATCAACCGGAAGCGGTAA
- the aroC gene encoding chorismate synthase, translated as MRSPSSFGEVLRVTTFGESHGPAVGAVLDGVPPMVELSEVDIQRELDRRRPGQSAVTTPRAEEDRVHILSGVFEGKTTGAPICMLIYNKDQDSSKYEAIRDVFRPGHADFTLWKKFGIRDHRGGGRSSGRETAGRVAAGAVAKKLLAEHGISVTAFAQEIAGIRGEVEDLGFIESNPVRAADPSAAKLMEEAIIRARAEKDSVGGVVRLVVRGVPAGLGDPVFYKIDARLAMALFSIGAVKGVEIGAGFKSARLRGSENNDPMRDGAFLSNNAGGILGGITTGADIVACVAVKPTPSIFRGQDTVDTDGNSRSISVEGRHDPCIVPRIVPVVEAMAAIVLLDALEIQRKIKGVR; from the coding sequence ATGCGCTCCCCGAGCTCGTTCGGCGAGGTGTTGCGCGTAACGACCTTCGGCGAAAGCCACGGGCCCGCCGTGGGGGCGGTGCTCGATGGAGTGCCGCCGATGGTCGAGCTGTCGGAGGTGGATATACAGCGCGAGCTTGACCGGCGGCGTCCGGGCCAGAGCGCCGTTACGACGCCGCGCGCGGAGGAGGACCGCGTACACATCCTATCGGGCGTGTTCGAGGGAAAGACCACCGGCGCGCCCATATGCATGCTGATATATAATAAGGACCAGGATTCCTCGAAATACGAAGCGATCCGTGATGTTTTCCGGCCCGGCCATGCCGATTTCACCCTCTGGAAGAAGTTCGGCATTCGAGATCACCGTGGCGGCGGCCGTTCGTCGGGGAGGGAGACGGCGGGAAGGGTGGCCGCCGGGGCCGTCGCGAAAAAGCTCCTTGCGGAGCACGGCATCTCCGTCACCGCCTTCGCACAGGAGATCGCCGGCATCCGGGGAGAGGTTGAGGACCTGGGTTTTATCGAAAGCAACCCGGTCCGCGCGGCCGATCCCTCGGCGGCGAAGTTGATGGAGGAGGCGATCATCCGCGCGCGCGCGGAGAAAGATTCGGTGGGAGGCGTTGTGAGGCTTGTGGTGAGGGGCGTTCCGGCGGGGCTGGGTGATCCGGTGTTTTATAAGATCGACGCGCGCCTCGCGATGGCGCTTTTTTCCATCGGCGCGGTAAAGGGTGTGGAGATCGGCGCGGGCTTCAAGTCGGCACGCCTGCGCGGAAGCGAAAACAACGACCCGATGCGCGACGGAGCGTTTCTTTCGAACAACGCCGGCGGCATACTCGGCGGTATCACAACAGGCGCGGACATCGTCGCGTGCGTCGCGGTGAAACCCACACCGTCGATATTCCGCGGGCAGGATACGGTCGATACCGACGGAAACAGCCGTTCCATCAGCGTTGAGGGACGACACGACCCCTGCATCGTTCCCCGCATCGTGCCGGTGGTGGAGGCGATGGCGGCGATCGTGCTCCTGGATGCGCTTGAAATTCAGCGGAAGATCAAAGGCGTACGATGA
- a CDS encoding DMT family transporter, whose product MATNSDSGGYSAGRAPLDYKPMYTGILLLLLAEFTFALSTVFGKLVTNNSAIGGIEITFVRFAIGTLVAGLYMLFMRKSFRPNNLRHVVLRAVFNVTAVMLFFAGLELTTVTNANMLNMTYPAFVFLVAPFINAEKTRLRNVFYLLLTLAGVYLIVAPDFDSINPGDLLALLSGLVAGFGIPFLREARKYDSSEVIVFYLMVFGCMLSGLFLLWDCVLPRGIVTLYLLLSGAAAAAGQVFITIGYRYIEAASGSLVSASRIIFAGALGVLVFADPFTVSIMTGALLILVSLLGVGGLWERAGALFGRR is encoded by the coding sequence TTGGCGACGAATTCAGACTCGGGAGGGTATAGCGCGGGTCGCGCCCCGCTCGATTACAAACCAATGTACACGGGCATCCTCCTGCTCCTCCTTGCCGAGTTCACCTTCGCGCTTTCAACGGTCTTCGGGAAACTCGTCACCAACAATTCCGCCATAGGCGGCATCGAGATCACGTTCGTGCGCTTCGCGATCGGCACGCTGGTCGCCGGTCTCTACATGCTTTTTATGCGCAAGTCGTTCAGGCCGAACAATCTGAGGCACGTGGTGTTGCGTGCCGTGTTCAACGTTACGGCGGTTATGCTCTTTTTCGCCGGACTCGAACTGACCACGGTCACCAATGCCAACATGCTCAACATGACCTATCCGGCATTCGTGTTCCTCGTCGCTCCTTTCATCAACGCCGAGAAAACGAGGCTTCGAAACGTCTTCTATCTCCTCCTCACGTTGGCGGGCGTGTACCTCATCGTCGCGCCTGATTTCGATAGCATCAATCCCGGCGATCTGCTCGCGCTCCTGTCGGGGCTTGTGGCGGGTTTCGGCATTCCCTTTCTCAGGGAGGCGCGCAAGTACGATTCGAGTGAAGTCATCGTCTTCTATCTCATGGTTTTCGGCTGCATGCTAAGCGGTTTATTTTTACTGTGGGACTGCGTGCTGCCCCGTGGGATTGTCACCCTGTACCTGTTGCTCTCGGGAGCGGCGGCCGCCGCGGGGCAGGTGTTCATCACCATTGGTTACCGGTATATCGAGGCCGCGTCGGGCTCGCTGGTGTCCGCGAGCCGCATCATCTTCGCCGGCGCCCTTGGTGTGCTCGTTTTCGCCGACCCGTTTACCGTCTCCATCATGACCGGCGCCCTCCTGATCCTGGTTTCGCTGCTGGGAGTCGGCGGTCTGTGGGAGCGGGCGGGCGCACTTTTCGGTCGCCGGTAG
- a CDS encoding bifunctional riboflavin kinase/FAD synthetase yields MNILRGIPGEKGYFKNPVVTLGSFDGAHLGHRRIFSTMLNIARRKGGDAIVMTFGAHPRKVLTPQTPPKILTTTDEKLRVIGDCGIENVVLLDFTHDMAEMNAAEFFNEIVLKKIGVIDIVVGYDHAFGKNRGGTIDFLRELSKSRGFGVTRVEPKNFYSRPVSSTWIRTEIEDGNVRLASALLGRDYGLRGTVAAGAGRGAKIGFPTANIVPEDRDKVIPGDGVYAVRVRVEDEPSLKGMLNIGTNPTFDGVHRTIEVNIFDFDADLYGKSMEVEFVERLREEVRFASVRELVAQLENDRITAIEALYGQPR; encoded by the coding sequence ATGAATATACTGCGCGGCATTCCCGGGGAGAAGGGCTATTTCAAGAACCCGGTCGTTACGCTGGGGAGTTTCGACGGCGCGCACCTGGGGCATCGACGGATTTTCTCGACCATGCTGAATATCGCCCGGCGGAAGGGCGGCGACGCGATCGTCATGACATTCGGCGCCCACCCGCGCAAGGTACTCACTCCGCAGACGCCGCCGAAGATCCTCACGACGACCGACGAAAAGCTGCGCGTCATCGGCGACTGCGGTATCGAAAACGTCGTGCTCCTGGACTTCACGCACGATATGGCCGAGATGAACGCCGCGGAATTTTTTAACGAAATAGTGTTAAAGAAGATAGGCGTGATCGATATCGTGGTCGGATACGACCATGCCTTCGGTAAAAACCGCGGGGGCACGATCGACTTCTTGCGCGAGCTGTCTAAATCGCGCGGTTTTGGCGTTACCCGGGTCGAGCCGAAGAACTTTTATTCACGGCCCGTGTCGTCGACATGGATACGCACCGAAATCGAGGACGGCAACGTCAGGCTCGCCTCCGCTCTCCTGGGACGGGATTATGGTCTGCGGGGCACCGTGGCGGCGGGCGCCGGGCGGGGGGCGAAGATCGGCTTCCCCACCGCCAACATCGTTCCGGAAGACCGCGACAAGGTGATCCCGGGCGACGGGGTTTACGCAGTGCGGGTCCGGGTGGAGGACGAGCCTTCGCTAAAGGGTATGCTGAACATCGGCACCAATCCAACCTTCGACGGCGTTCACAGGACCATCGAGGTCAATATCTTCGACTTCGACGCAGACCTCTACGGAAAAAGCATGGAGGTGGAGTTCGTCGAACGCCTGCGCGAGGAGGTCCGCTTCGCATCGGTCAGGGAGCTTGTCGCCCAGCTCGAGAATGATCGCATAACGGCAATAGAGGCGCTTTATGGACAACCACGCTGA
- a CDS encoding NAD(P)/FAD-dependent oxidoreductase, giving the protein MKNDKRKSVAIIGGGASGLMAAWHAASGGARVTLFEKQKMLGRKVRATGNGRCNITNRNIDASFYHGRNPQFVRNVFGRFGLDDTIGFFRRIGIPFVELEGGRLYPASLQASTVTQIFEYELERLAVDIRLHRKIERLEERDGRLRLITAGQEEADFDAAVLAAGGCAYPQLGASRSGYELAAALDHTLHEPFPAILPINITLKALHRLEGIKRDCSVSVMRSGRLVERSTGELLFTKYGISGPAALEVSRTVSESLCAGETPEIAIDFFPDTDAAELEILLSELWSVGERPMGLSLRGLLRDRLCDTLLGIAGVDPAAPARGLSAGSRKAIACIFKDLRLRPGAVRSFNEAVVSAGGVDVGDVRPATLESRRVKNLYITGELLDIDGDSGGYNLQFAWSTGALAGTAASS; this is encoded by the coding sequence ATGAAAAACGATAAGAGAAAATCCGTTGCCATAATCGGCGGAGGGGCTTCCGGCCTGATGGCGGCCTGGCACGCCGCTTCCGGGGGCGCCCGGGTAACGCTTTTTGAAAAGCAGAAAATGCTCGGCCGGAAGGTCCGCGCGACCGGCAACGGGCGCTGCAACATAACCAACAGAAACATCGACGCATCCTTCTACCATGGGCGCAATCCGCAGTTCGTACGAAACGTCTTCGGGCGCTTCGGCCTCGACGACACCATCGGTTTTTTCAGGCGAATCGGCATTCCTTTCGTGGAGCTGGAGGGGGGCAGGCTGTATCCGGCATCGCTGCAGGCATCCACCGTAACGCAGATATTCGAATACGAGTTGGAAAGGCTTGCCGTGGATATCCGTCTTCATCGAAAAATCGAGCGGCTGGAAGAACGCGACGGGCGCCTCCGCCTGATCACGGCGGGGCAGGAAGAAGCGGATTTCGACGCGGCGGTTCTTGCCGCGGGCGGCTGCGCCTATCCCCAGCTCGGCGCCTCGCGCTCCGGCTACGAGCTCGCGGCCGCCTTGGACCACACCTTGCACGAACCCTTTCCGGCCATTCTTCCCATCAATATAACTCTTAAAGCCCTTCACCGCCTGGAGGGAATCAAACGGGACTGCTCGGTCTCGGTGATGCGCTCCGGAAGGCTCGTCGAACGCTCCACCGGGGAGCTTCTCTTCACCAAATACGGCATTTCCGGTCCGGCGGCGCTTGAGGTGTCGCGCACGGTCAGTGAATCGCTCTGCGCCGGAGAAACACCGGAGATCGCCATCGACTTCTTTCCCGACACCGATGCCGCCGAGCTCGAAATACTGCTTTCGGAGCTATGGAGCGTCGGCGAGCGCCCCATGGGTCTGAGTCTGCGCGGCCTGCTCAGGGACCGCCTGTGCGACACCCTCCTCGGAATTGCCGGAGTCGATCCCGCCGCGCCCGCAAGGGGGCTTTCCGCCGGTTCGAGAAAAGCGATCGCCTGCATTTTCAAGGATTTGCGGCTGAGGCCGGGGGCGGTGCGTTCGTTCAACGAGGCGGTGGTTTCCGCCGGTGGGGTCGATGTCGGCGACGTGCGCCCCGCCACGCTGGAATCCAGACGCGTTAAGAACCTTTACATTACCGGGGAATTGCTCGACATCGACGGCGACAGCGGGGGATATAATCTCCAGTTCGCCTGGAGTACCGGAGCCCTTGCGGGAACGGCCGCATCCTCCTGA
- the dtd gene encoding D-aminoacyl-tRNA deacylase: MRAVVQRVLRAGVELDGSTVASIGGGMLALVGFHRDDTDADIEYIAGKLLGLRIFDDVSGVMNHTLSETGGGLLLVSQFTLYGDARRGRRPSYSEAMPPGPAREMFDRFVAHCRMLHPIVEHGVFGADMMVNLVNRGPVTILLDSDRLF, translated from the coding sequence ATGAGGGCGGTGGTTCAGAGAGTACTGCGGGCCGGCGTGGAGCTTGACGGCTCGACTGTGGCCTCCATCGGCGGGGGTATGCTCGCGCTGGTCGGTTTCCATCGTGACGATACCGATGCGGATATCGAATATATCGCCGGCAAGCTCCTGGGTCTGAGGATTTTCGACGATGTATCGGGCGTTATGAACCATACTCTGTCGGAAACCGGGGGAGGACTCCTTCTCGTCTCGCAGTTCACGCTGTACGGCGACGCGCGCAGGGGGAGGCGTCCGTCCTATTCCGAGGCGATGCCGCCCGGACCGGCCCGGGAGATGTTCGACCGTTTCGTCGCTCACTGTCGCATGCTCCACCCGATCGTGGAGCATGGAGTGTTCGGGGCCGACATGATGGTGAACCTTGTCAACCGGGGCCCCGTCACAATCCTTTTGGACAGCGACCGGCTCTTTTAG
- the trxA gene encoding thioredoxin, translating to MAGILEVNDGNFNKEVLEAPGKVLVDFWAPWCGPCRMQTPILERLAQSGTISAKITKLNTDENPQIAQKYGISSIPTLILFADGNESERMIGVQPENVLSQKLK from the coding sequence ATGGCTGGTATTCTTGAGGTAAACGACGGCAATTTCAACAAGGAGGTCCTGGAGGCCCCGGGCAAGGTGCTGGTGGATTTCTGGGCCCCGTGGTGCGGTCCCTGCAGGATGCAGACCCCCATCCTGGAGCGGCTTGCACAGTCCGGGACCATCAGTGCGAAGATAACCAAGCTCAATACCGATGAGAACCCGCAGATCGCGCAGAAGTACGGCATCAGCTCGATCCCCACACTGATTCTCTTCGCCGACGGCAACGAGTCGGAGCGGATGATAGGGGTTCAGCCGGAAAACGTGCTGAGCCAGAAACTGAAATAG